A window of Brachybacterium fresconis contains these coding sequences:
- the rplA gene encoding 50S ribosomal protein L1, with translation MGFRSKAFKDSAAKIEEGREYAPLDALRLAQKSSPAKFDASVEVAMRLGVDPRKADQMVRGTVNLPNGTGKTARVIVFATGAQAEAALEAGADEVGDDELIAKVAGGWTDFDAAVATPNLMGKVGKLGRVLGPRGLMPNPKTGTVTMDVTKAVGDIKGGKIEFRTDRAANLHYIVGKVSFTDQQLVENYVAALEEILRLKPSASKGRYISKITVSTTMGPGIPVDVSRTRNLLEETDEA, from the coding sequence ATGGGATTCCGTAGCAAGGCATTCAAGGACAGCGCGGCCAAGATCGAAGAGGGGCGCGAGTACGCGCCGCTGGACGCTCTCCGTCTCGCCCAGAAGTCCTCTCCCGCGAAGTTCGACGCGTCCGTCGAGGTCGCCATGCGTCTGGGCGTCGACCCGCGCAAGGCCGACCAGATGGTGCGCGGCACCGTCAACCTGCCCAACGGCACCGGCAAGACCGCGCGCGTCATCGTCTTCGCGACCGGCGCGCAGGCTGAGGCCGCGCTCGAGGCCGGCGCCGACGAGGTCGGCGACGACGAGCTGATCGCGAAGGTCGCCGGCGGGTGGACCGACTTCGACGCGGCCGTGGCCACGCCGAACCTGATGGGCAAGGTCGGCAAGCTGGGCCGCGTGCTCGGCCCCCGCGGCCTCATGCCGAACCCGAAGACCGGCACCGTCACCATGGACGTGACCAAGGCTGTCGGCGACATCAAGGGCGGCAAGATCGAGTTCCGCACCGACCGTGCGGCCAACCTGCACTACATCGTCGGCAAGGTCTCCTTCACCGACCAGCAGCTGGTCGAGAACTACGTCGCGGCCCTCGAGGAGATCCTGCGGCTGAAGCCGTCGGCCTCCAAGGGTCGGTACATCTCGAAGATCACCGTGTCCACCACCATGGGCCCGGGCATCCCGGTCGACGTGAGCCGCACCCGCAACCTGCTCGAGGAGACCGACGAGGCCTGA
- a CDS encoding adenosine deaminase codes for MTAAIAGRDLVALPKAHLHLHFTGSMRPSTLVEMAAERGIRLPRSLTDDVALQVEPTRRGWFRFQRQYDAARAVVDSEAAMRRIVDEAARDDAAEGSGRLELQVDPTSYAPFVGGLTPALEIVLDQAARSEQETGVSIGIIVAASRTRHPLDARTLARLAALHAGRVIGFGLSNDERRGTTADYEPAFRIAREAGLLSVPHGGELLGPAHIEDVLDHLAPSRLGHGVRSADDPALLARIVDAGIGLEVCPASNASLGVVDDAADVPLRQLLDAGAQIALGADDPLLFGSRLVQQYETARDIGLSDTELAHLAADSIRISAADAATRQRLLDGVRDWLAAPVPRDPA; via the coding sequence ATGACCGCAGCGATCGCCGGCCGGGACCTGGTCGCGCTGCCCAAGGCCCATCTGCACCTGCACTTCACCGGGTCGATGCGCCCCTCGACCCTGGTCGAGATGGCCGCCGAGCGCGGGATCCGCCTGCCGAGGTCCCTGACCGACGACGTCGCGCTCCAGGTCGAGCCCACCCGGCGCGGCTGGTTCCGCTTCCAACGCCAGTACGACGCGGCGCGCGCCGTGGTCGACTCCGAGGCGGCGATGCGCCGGATCGTCGACGAGGCCGCCCGCGACGATGCCGCCGAAGGATCGGGCCGGCTCGAGCTGCAGGTCGATCCCACCAGCTACGCACCGTTCGTCGGGGGCCTCACCCCCGCGCTGGAGATCGTGCTGGACCAGGCTGCGCGCTCGGAGCAGGAGACCGGCGTGAGCATCGGCATCATCGTCGCCGCGTCCCGGACGCGCCACCCGCTGGATGCCCGCACGCTGGCACGGCTGGCGGCGCTCCACGCGGGACGCGTGATCGGTTTCGGGCTGTCCAACGACGAGCGTCGCGGCACGACCGCGGACTACGAACCGGCGTTCCGGATCGCCCGGGAGGCGGGGCTGCTCTCGGTCCCCCACGGCGGGGAGCTGCTGGGACCGGCGCACATCGAGGACGTCCTGGACCACTTGGCCCCGAGCCGGCTCGGGCACGGGGTGCGCTCCGCCGACGATCCGGCGCTGCTGGCCCGCATCGTCGATGCCGGGATCGGGCTCGAGGTGTGCCCGGCCTCGAACGCCTCGCTCGGGGTGGTCGACGACGCCGCCGACGTGCCGCTGCGGCAGCTGCTCGACGCCGGCGCGCAGATCGCCCTCGGCGCCGACGACCCGCTGCTGTTCGGCTCCCGCCTGGTGCAGCAGTACGAGACGGCGCGCGACATCGGTCTCAGCGACACCGAGCTGGCGCACCTGGCCGCGGATTCGATCAGGATCTCCGCCGCGGATGCCGCCACCCGGCAGCGCCTGCTGGACGGGGTGCGCGACTGGCTCGCCGCCCCGGTGCCGCGCGACCCGGCCTGA
- the nusG gene encoding transcription termination/antitermination protein NusG, which yields MSDQTSSPEESYQDVDDSLSFSSSPQAATSAPQGEEAAEASPDVADEPEQATAAEEPAVPSGSADEAGESADGTESAAADGDSADGDASDESSADEGSADEDSADGAVGEGEDAPTEVPDEEDPLVQLRRHLRAALGEWYVVHSYSGHENRVKTQLATRTETQDMEDYIFEVQVPMEDATEVKNGQKKIVRRVRIPGYVLVRMDLTTESWRVVRDTPGVTGFVGNATEPTPLNFDEIYSMLEPSVGLPEKKRSSGSASKPAAAQKMPDFNVGESVTVMDGPFETMPATISEIHTESQKLQVLVSIFGRETPVELAFDQVAKI from the coding sequence ATGAGCGACCAGACCTCATCCCCCGAAGAGTCCTACCAGGACGTCGACGACTCCCTGTCGTTCTCGTCCTCCCCGCAGGCAGCGACCTCCGCACCCCAGGGCGAGGAGGCCGCCGAGGCGAGCCCCGACGTCGCCGACGAGCCCGAGCAGGCGACCGCCGCGGAGGAGCCCGCCGTCCCGAGCGGGTCCGCCGACGAGGCCGGTGAGTCCGCCGACGGGACCGAGTCCGCCGCGGCCGACGGAGACTCCGCCGATGGCGACGCCTCCGACGAGAGCTCCGCTGACGAGGGCTCCGCCGACGAGGATTCCGCCGACGGCGCCGTCGGCGAGGGCGAGGACGCCCCCACCGAGGTGCCCGACGAGGAGGACCCGCTGGTCCAGCTGCGCCGTCACCTGCGCGCCGCGCTCGGCGAGTGGTACGTCGTCCACTCCTACTCCGGTCACGAGAACCGCGTGAAGACCCAGCTGGCCACGCGGACCGAGACCCAGGACATGGAGGACTACATCTTCGAGGTCCAGGTCCCGATGGAGGACGCGACCGAGGTCAAGAACGGCCAGAAGAAGATCGTCCGCCGCGTCCGCATCCCCGGCTACGTGCTGGTGCGCATGGACCTGACCACCGAGTCCTGGAGGGTCGTGCGGGACACCCCGGGCGTGACCGGGTTCGTCGGCAACGCCACCGAGCCGACGCCGCTGAACTTCGATGAGATCTACTCGATGCTCGAGCCGTCCGTCGGCCTGCCCGAGAAGAAGCGCAGCTCCGGCTCGGCGAGCAAGCCCGCCGCCGCGCAGAAGATGCCCGACTTCAACGTCGGCGAGTCCGTCACCGTCATGGACGGCCCCTTCGAGACCATGCCGGCCACGATCTCCGAGATCCACACGGAGTCGCAGAAGCTGCAGGTCCTGGTGTCCATCTTCGGCCGCGAGACCCCTGTCGAGCTCGCCTTCGACCAGGTCGCCAAGATTTGA
- the rplJ gene encoding 50S ribosomal protein L10, which produces MANPEKVDAVAEIAELFRESDAAVITEYRGLSVEELQELRRALGSETTYAVVKNTLTEIAAREAGISGFDGTLSGPTAIAFIKGEPVEPAKALRDFAKTHEQLVIKSGYFEGATLSKEDVQKLADLESREVLLATAAGAMKASMSKAAAVFAAPLSKTARTVDALRAKQEA; this is translated from the coding sequence ATGGCGAACCCCGAAAAGGTGGACGCCGTCGCGGAGATCGCGGAACTTTTCCGTGAGTCCGACGCCGCTGTCATCACCGAGTATCGCGGGCTCAGCGTGGAGGAGCTCCAGGAGCTCCGTCGCGCGCTGGGTTCCGAGACGACCTACGCCGTGGTGAAGAACACGCTCACGGAGATCGCCGCCCGCGAGGCCGGCATCTCCGGTTTCGACGGCACGCTCAGCGGGCCGACCGCGATCGCCTTCATCAAGGGTGAGCCGGTGGAGCCTGCGAAGGCTCTGCGTGACTTCGCCAAGACTCACGAGCAGCTCGTGATCAAGTCCGGCTACTTCGAGGGCGCCACGCTCTCGAAGGAGGACGTCCAGAAGCTCGCGGACCTCGAGTCCCGCGAGGTCCTGCTGGCCACGGCCGCCGGCGCCATGAAGGCGTCGATGTCCAAGGCCGCCGCAGTGTTTGCGGCGCCGCTGTCGAAGACAGCACGCACCGTGGACGCGCTGCGGGCCAAGCAAGAAGCCTGA
- the rplL gene encoding 50S ribosomal protein L7/L12: MAKLSNDELIEAFKEMSLIELSEFVKQFEDVFDVTAAAPVAVAGGAAPAGGGEAEEEEEKDEFDVILDSAGSAKIAVIKEVRALTSLGLKEAKALVDEAPKPVLEAVKKDDAEAAKTKLEEAGATVSVK, translated from the coding sequence ATGGCGAAGCTCAGCAACGACGAGCTCATCGAAGCTTTCAAGGAAATGTCCCTCATCGAGCTCTCCGAGTTCGTGAAGCAGTTCGAGGACGTCTTCGACGTCACCGCTGCTGCTCCGGTCGCCGTCGCGGGCGGTGCCGCCCCCGCCGGTGGCGGCGAGGCCGAGGAGGAGGAAGAGAAGGATGAGTTCGACGTCATCCTCGACTCCGCCGGCAGCGCCAAGATCGCCGTCATCAAGGAGGTGCGCGCCCTGACCTCCCTCGGACTGAAGGAGGCCAAGGCGCTCGTCGACGAGGCCCCCAAGCCCGTCCTCGAGGCCGTCAAGAAGGACGACGCCGAGGCCGCCAAGACGAAGCTCGAGGAGGCCGGCGCGACCGTCTCCGTCAAGTGA
- the rpoB gene encoding DNA-directed RNA polymerase subunit beta, with amino-acid sequence MAASSTDRTNDIALRTASPRVTFAKLGDPIDVPDLLSLQTTSFDWLLGNDLWQERAAEAVASGREDVPQTSGLADILEEISPIEDFAGNMSLSFRDHTFDDPKYTVDECKEKDLTYAAPLYVIAEFMNNETGEIKTQTVFMGEFPLMTDKGTFIINGTERVVVSQLVRSPGVYFEESIDKTSDKRIYSTKVIPSRGAWLEFEVDKRDQVGVRIDRKRKQSVTTLLQALGMSHSDILEEFGEFESMRSTLEKDRITSQDEALMDIYRKQRPGEPPTRDAGEAMLNNLYFNAKRYDLAKVGRYKIGKKLGLEGRLSESTLRLEDIVGAIKYIVALHDGLAETTSKDGRTIRVETDDIDHFGNRRIRAVGELIQNQVRTGLSRMERVVRERMTTQDVEAITPLTLINIRPVTAAIKEFFGTSQLSQFMDQNNPLSGLTHKRRLSALGPGGLSRDRAGMEVRDVHPSHYGRMCPIETPEGPNIGLIGSLATFARINPFGFIETPYRKVIDGLVTDETVYLTADDEDRHIIAQANAKIGDDDRFVQDQVLVRLPGGEPDLVDAGDVDYMDVSARQMVSVATAMIPFLEHDDANRALMGSNMQRQAVPLLKAEMPLVGTGMERRAAVDAGDVVVSEKGGVIEELSADLIQVMADDGTRQTYPIGKFQRSNAGNSYNQRVLFDEGDRVEAGSILADGPSTDEGELSMGKNLLVAFMSWEGHNYEDGIILSSRLVQDDVLTSIHIEEHEVDARDTKLGKEEITRDIPNVGDDVLADLDERGIIRIGAEVEPGDILVGKVTPKGETELTPEERLLRAIFGEKAREVRDTSLRVPHGESGTVIGVRVFTEDEDGDILPTGVNDMVRVYVAQKRKITDGDKLAGRHGNKGVIAKILPVEDMPFLEDGTPVDIILNPMGVPGRMNIGQVMETHLGWVAKAGWDLDPSDPNAAELPEAALHGEPDTPVAVPVFDGLSAEEVTGLIANHRPNRDGVRMVKEDGKAQLFDGRSGEPLPESISVGYMYILKLHHLVDDKLHARSTGPYSMITQQPLGGKAQFGGQRFGEMEVWALEAYGAAYALQELLTIKSDDIAGRVKVYEAIVKGENIPEPGIPESFRVLLKEMQSLCLNVEVLSSDGTAQDVKESDEEVFRAAEELGIDLSRRPHEGVGSIEEV; translated from the coding sequence TTGGCTGCCTCGAGCACCGATCGCACTAACGACATCGCACTTCGCACCGCCTCTCCTCGCGTGACCTTCGCGAAGCTCGGCGACCCCATCGACGTTCCGGATCTGCTGAGTCTGCAGACCACCTCGTTCGACTGGTTGCTGGGCAACGACCTCTGGCAGGAGCGTGCCGCGGAGGCCGTTGCCTCCGGTCGTGAGGACGTCCCGCAGACCTCCGGTCTCGCCGACATCCTCGAAGAGATCTCCCCGATCGAGGACTTCGCCGGCAATATGTCGCTGTCCTTCCGGGACCACACCTTCGACGACCCGAAGTACACGGTCGACGAGTGCAAGGAGAAGGACCTCACCTACGCCGCTCCGCTGTACGTGATCGCGGAGTTCATGAACAACGAGACCGGTGAGATCAAGACCCAGACGGTCTTCATGGGCGAGTTCCCGCTCATGACCGACAAGGGCACCTTCATCATCAACGGCACCGAGCGTGTCGTCGTCTCCCAGCTGGTCCGCTCCCCGGGCGTGTACTTCGAGGAGAGCATCGACAAGACCAGCGACAAGCGCATCTACAGCACGAAGGTCATCCCCTCGCGCGGTGCCTGGCTCGAGTTCGAGGTCGACAAGCGCGACCAGGTCGGCGTGCGCATCGACCGCAAGCGCAAGCAGTCGGTGACCACGCTGCTGCAGGCGCTGGGCATGTCCCACAGCGACATCCTCGAGGAGTTCGGCGAGTTCGAGTCCATGCGCTCGACACTCGAGAAGGACCGCATCACCTCGCAGGACGAGGCGCTCATGGACATCTACCGCAAGCAGCGTCCGGGCGAGCCGCCCACGCGCGATGCGGGCGAGGCCATGCTCAACAACCTCTACTTCAACGCCAAGCGCTACGACCTCGCCAAGGTCGGCCGCTACAAGATCGGCAAGAAGCTCGGTCTCGAGGGCCGCCTGTCCGAGTCGACCCTCCGCCTGGAGGACATCGTCGGCGCGATCAAGTACATCGTCGCGCTGCACGACGGCCTCGCGGAGACCACCAGCAAGGATGGCAGGACCATCCGGGTGGAGACCGACGACATCGACCACTTCGGCAACCGTCGCATCCGCGCCGTCGGCGAGCTCATCCAGAACCAGGTCCGCACCGGCCTGTCCCGCATGGAGCGCGTCGTCCGCGAGCGCATGACCACGCAGGACGTCGAGGCGATCACCCCGCTGACCCTGATCAACATCCGTCCCGTGACGGCCGCGATCAAGGAGTTCTTCGGGACCTCCCAGCTCTCGCAGTTCATGGACCAGAACAACCCGCTGTCGGGCCTGACCCACAAGCGTCGCCTCTCGGCGCTGGGCCCGGGCGGCCTCTCCCGTGACCGCGCCGGCATGGAGGTCCGTGACGTCCACCCCTCGCACTACGGCCGCATGTGCCCGATCGAGACCCCTGAGGGTCCGAACATCGGTCTGATCGGGTCGCTGGCGACCTTCGCCCGCATCAACCCCTTCGGCTTCATCGAGACGCCGTACCGCAAGGTCATCGACGGTCTGGTCACCGACGAGACCGTCTACCTCACCGCGGACGACGAGGATCGCCACATCATCGCCCAGGCGAATGCGAAGATCGGCGACGACGACCGCTTCGTCCAGGACCAGGTGCTGGTGCGCCTGCCCGGCGGCGAGCCGGACCTGGTCGATGCGGGCGACGTCGACTACATGGACGTCTCCGCCCGCCAGATGGTCTCCGTCGCCACCGCGATGATCCCCTTCCTCGAGCACGACGACGCCAACCGTGCGCTCATGGGCTCGAACATGCAGCGCCAGGCCGTTCCGCTGCTGAAGGCGGAGATGCCGCTGGTCGGCACCGGCATGGAGCGTCGTGCCGCCGTCGACGCGGGCGATGTCGTCGTCTCCGAGAAGGGCGGCGTCATCGAGGAGCTGTCGGCCGATCTGATCCAGGTCATGGCCGACGACGGCACCCGTCAGACGTACCCGATCGGGAAGTTCCAGCGCTCCAACGCCGGCAACTCCTACAATCAGCGCGTGCTGTTCGACGAGGGTGACCGCGTCGAGGCCGGTTCGATCCTGGCCGATGGTCCCTCGACCGACGAGGGCGAGCTGTCCATGGGCAAGAACCTGCTGGTCGCCTTCATGTCCTGGGAGGGCCACAACTACGAGGACGGCATCATCCTGTCCTCGCGCCTGGTCCAGGACGACGTCCTGACCTCGATCCACATCGAGGAGCACGAGGTCGACGCCCGCGACACGAAGCTGGGCAAGGAGGAGATCACCCGCGACATCCCGAACGTCGGCGACGACGTGCTGGCCGATCTCGACGAGCGCGGCATCATCCGCATCGGCGCCGAGGTCGAGCCCGGAGACATCCTGGTCGGCAAGGTCACCCCCAAGGGCGAGACCGAGCTGACCCCGGAGGAGCGCCTGCTGCGCGCCATCTTCGGCGAGAAGGCCCGCGAGGTGCGCGACACCTCGCTGCGCGTCCCCCACGGCGAGTCCGGCACCGTCATCGGCGTGCGCGTGTTCACCGAGGACGAGGACGGGGACATCCTCCCCACCGGCGTCAACGACATGGTCCGCGTCTACGTGGCCCAGAAGCGCAAGATCACCGACGGTGACAAGCTCGCCGGCCGTCACGGCAACAAGGGCGTCATCGCGAAGATCCTGCCGGTCGAGGACATGCCGTTCCTCGAGGACGGCACCCCGGTCGACATCATCCTCAACCCCATGGGCGTGCCCGGCCGTATGAACATCGGCCAGGTCATGGAGACCCACCTGGGCTGGGTGGCCAAGGCCGGCTGGGATCTCGACCCCAGCGACCCCAACGCCGCCGAGCTGCCCGAGGCGGCTCTGCACGGCGAGCCGGACACCCCGGTCGCGGTCCCGGTCTTCGACGGCCTCTCGGCCGAGGAGGTCACCGGCCTGATCGCCAATCACCGCCCCAACCGGGACGGGGTGCGGATGGTCAAGGAGGACGGCAAGGCGCAGCTGTTCGACGGTCGCTCCGGCGAGCCGCTGCCCGAGTCCATCTCCGTGGGCTACATGTACATCCTGAAGCTCCACCACCTGGTGGACGACAAGCTGCACGCCCGCTCGACGGGTCCGTACTCGATGATCACGCAGCAGCCGCTGGGCGGTAAGGCCCAGTTCGGCGGCCAGCGCTTCGGCGAGATGGAGGTCTGGGCCCTCGAGGCCTATGGCGCCGCCTACGCCCTGCAGGAGCTGCTGACCATCAAGTCGGATGACATCGCCGGCCGCGTGAAGGTCTATGAGGCCATCGTCAAGGGCGAGAACATCCCGGAGCCCGGGATCCCCGAGTCCTTCCGCGTGCTGCTCAAGGAGATGCAGTCGCTGTGCCTGAACGTCGAGGTGCTGTCCAGCGACGGCACCGCCCAGGACGTCAAGGAGAGCGACGAGGAGGTCTTCCGCGCCGCGGAGGAGCTCGGCATCGACCTGTCCCGCCGACCCCACGAGGGCGTCGGCTCCATCGAAGAGGTCTGA
- a CDS encoding pyridoxal phosphate-dependent aminotransferase, translating into MTSDDAIPTASTSPSAPPAGHERISKRVGAISPSATLAVDAKAKALKAAGRPVIGFGAGEPDFPTPAHIVEAAIEAAPVPANHRYSPTPGLPELRAALAETISASTSLPIEPAQVLVTNGGKQAVYQTFATLLDPGDEVLLPAPYWTTYPEAIRLAGATEVPVLAGVDQGYVPTIEQLEAARTERTRAIVVCSPSNPTGVVLSAEQLAELGRWAHEHGIWVVTDEIYQHLTYDGVPFTSILAAVPELAGTTVILGGVAKSFAMTGWRVGWMVGPEDVIAAASNLQSHLSSHVNNIAQRAAIAAVTGPMGPVEEMRTAFDRRRRTIVEKLAAVPGFTVPTPTGAFYAFPDVSGALDREIRGRKVTTSTELATVILEEAEVAAVPGEAFGAPGHLRFSYALNDEELVEGIDRVAALLAE; encoded by the coding sequence GTGACCTCCGACGACGCCATCCCCACCGCCAGCACTTCTCCCTCCGCTCCGCCTGCTGGGCACGAGCGCATCTCGAAGCGGGTCGGCGCGATCTCGCCCTCGGCGACCCTCGCGGTCGATGCCAAGGCCAAGGCCTTGAAGGCGGCTGGCCGACCGGTGATCGGCTTCGGCGCCGGCGAGCCCGACTTCCCGACGCCCGCGCACATCGTCGAGGCCGCGATCGAGGCGGCCCCGGTCCCTGCCAACCATCGCTACTCCCCCACGCCCGGACTCCCCGAACTGCGCGCGGCCCTGGCCGAGACGATCTCCGCCTCCACGTCCCTGCCGATCGAGCCGGCGCAGGTCCTGGTCACCAACGGCGGCAAGCAGGCCGTCTACCAGACCTTCGCGACCCTGCTGGACCCGGGCGACGAGGTGCTGCTGCCAGCCCCCTACTGGACGACCTACCCCGAGGCGATCCGTCTGGCCGGCGCCACCGAGGTGCCGGTGCTGGCCGGCGTCGACCAGGGCTATGTGCCCACGATCGAGCAGCTCGAGGCGGCCCGCACCGAGCGCACCCGCGCGATCGTCGTCTGCTCCCCGTCGAACCCGACCGGTGTGGTGCTCAGCGCCGAGCAGCTGGCGGAACTGGGACGCTGGGCCCACGAGCACGGGATCTGGGTCGTCACCGACGAGATCTACCAGCACCTGACCTACGACGGCGTGCCCTTCACCTCGATCCTCGCGGCGGTCCCGGAGCTCGCCGGGACGACGGTGATCCTGGGCGGGGTGGCCAAGTCCTTCGCCATGACCGGATGGCGGGTGGGCTGGATGGTCGGCCCCGAGGACGTCATCGCGGCGGCGAGCAACCTGCAGTCGCATCTGTCCTCGCACGTGAACAACATCGCCCAGCGTGCCGCGATCGCGGCGGTGACCGGCCCGATGGGGCCCGTCGAGGAGATGCGCACCGCCTTCGACCGCCGCCGTCGGACCATCGTCGAGAAGCTCGCCGCCGTGCCCGGGTTCACGGTCCCCACCCCCACCGGGGCCTTCTACGCCTTCCCGGACGTCTCCGGGGCGCTGGATCGGGAGATCCGGGGCAGGAAGGTCACCACCTCGACAGAGCTGGCCACGGTCATCCTCGAGGAGGCCGAGGTCGCGGCCGTGCCCGGGGAGGCCTTCGGCGCCCCGGGGCACCTGCGCTTCTCCTACGCCCTGAACGACGAGGAACTCGTCGAGGGCATCGACCGCGTGGCCGCGCTGCTGGCGGAGTGA
- the galK gene encoding galactokinase — protein sequence MNTAADAGIDPARTSAGTAVETAAVTLSAAPDREEAAARAEALFVEAFGYAPDGVWSAPGRVNIIGEHVDYQDGLCLPMAISHRCFAAAARTPTDRVRLRSAQDDSVLDLDARELTPGAVEGWPAYVAGVLWALRKHISGAATQGMDIMIDGQVPLGAGLSSSAALECAAAEAIDALLSLGTRPLDRVRAAITAETGFAGASTGGLDQSASVLSRAGHALFLDCRDFSTRPVPWDLAAQGLALLITDTRAEHSHVDGEYTARRADSERAAELLGVPTLRDADVEHLQDLLDRIDDELVRRRARHVLTEIQRVREFDALLASGTVRAHVAELGALLNASHDSLRDDYEVTVPALDVAVDAARQAGAHGARMTGGGFGGSTIALVEAEQAESVAAEIAAAFAAHGLTAPEFFLALPSEGAGQDR from the coding sequence ATGAACACTGCCGCAGACGCCGGCATCGATCCCGCTCGCACCTCCGCCGGCACGGCCGTGGAGACCGCTGCGGTGACGCTCTCGGCGGCACCGGACCGCGAGGAGGCCGCCGCCCGCGCCGAGGCGCTGTTCGTGGAGGCGTTCGGGTACGCGCCCGACGGTGTGTGGTCGGCGCCGGGCCGGGTGAACATCATCGGTGAGCACGTCGACTACCAGGACGGGCTCTGCCTGCCGATGGCGATCTCGCACCGTTGCTTCGCCGCGGCCGCCCGCACGCCCACCGACCGCGTGCGACTGCGTTCGGCACAGGACGACAGCGTCCTGGACCTGGACGCGCGCGAGCTCACGCCGGGCGCCGTCGAGGGTTGGCCGGCGTACGTCGCCGGGGTGCTGTGGGCGCTGCGCAAGCACATCTCCGGGGCGGCCACGCAGGGCATGGACATCATGATCGACGGCCAGGTGCCGCTGGGCGCGGGACTGTCCAGCTCGGCCGCCCTGGAATGCGCCGCCGCGGAGGCGATCGATGCGCTGCTGAGCCTGGGGACGCGGCCGCTGGACAGGGTGCGGGCCGCGATCACCGCGGAGACCGGCTTCGCCGGTGCCTCGACCGGCGGCCTGGACCAGTCGGCCTCCGTGCTCTCCCGCGCCGGGCACGCGCTGTTCCTGGACTGCCGGGACTTCTCCACCCGTCCCGTGCCGTGGGACCTGGCCGCCCAGGGCCTGGCGCTGCTGATCACCGACACCCGCGCCGAGCACTCCCATGTCGACGGCGAGTACACGGCCCGCCGTGCGGACAGCGAGCGGGCGGCCGAGCTGCTGGGCGTCCCCACCCTGCGCGACGCCGACGTCGAGCACCTCCAGGACCTGCTGGACCGGATCGACGACGAGCTGGTGCGCCGTCGCGCCCGGCACGTCCTCACCGAGATCCAGCGGGTGCGGGAATTCGATGCGCTGCTGGCCTCCGGGACGGTGCGGGCGCACGTCGCCGAGCTCGGCGCGCTGCTGAACGCCTCCCACGACTCGCTGCGGGACGACTACGAGGTGACCGTCCCGGCGCTGGACGTCGCCGTGGACGCCGCCCGGCAGGCCGGGGCCCACGGAGCCCGGATGACCGGCGGTGGCTTCGGCGGGTCGACGATCGCGCTGGTCGAGGCCGAGCAGGCGGAGTCGGTGGCGGCGGAGATCGCCGCGGCCTTCGCCGCGCACGGCCTCACGGCGCCGGAGTTCTTCCTCGCGCTGCCGTCCGAGGGCGCCGGCCAGGACCGCTGA
- the rplK gene encoding 50S ribosomal protein L11, producing MAPKKKKIASVIKLQIQAGQATPAPPVGPALGAAGVNMMEFVKAYNDRTADQRGNIIPVEITVYEDRSFTFITKTPPAAELIKKAAGLQKGSATPHTDKVGKITQAQIREIAETKMPDLNANDWEAAAKIVEGTARSMGITVED from the coding sequence ATGGCTCCCAAGAAGAAGAAGATCGCGAGCGTCATCAAGCTCCAGATCCAGGCCGGCCAGGCCACACCTGCGCCGCCCGTGGGTCCCGCGCTCGGCGCTGCCGGCGTGAACATGATGGAGTTCGTCAAGGCCTACAACGACCGCACTGCGGATCAGCGCGGCAACATCATCCCGGTGGAGATCACCGTGTACGAGGATCGCTCGTTCACGTTCATCACCAAGACGCCGCCGGCCGCTGAGCTCATCAAGAAGGCCGCCGGCCTTCAGAAGGGCTCGGCCACCCCGCACACCGACAAGGTCGGCAAGATCACCCAGGCGCAGATCCGCGAGATCGCGGAGACCAAGATGCCTGATCTGAACGCGAACGACTGGGAGGCCGCGGCGAAGATCGTCGAGGGCACCGCTCGGTCCATGGGCATCACGGTGGAGGACTGA
- the secE gene encoding preprotein translocase subunit SecE, translating into MNSSQNASSAPTKGDAPGSGSKNPFLAIGLFIRQVLAELRKVVVPTRTELVVYSITVLAFVVVMIMLIFGFDAAFSWLSRIAFSDPDAGI; encoded by the coding sequence GTGAATTCCAGCCAGAACGCCTCGTCGGCGCCCACCAAGGGCGACGCACCAGGCTCCGGGTCGAAGAACCCGTTCCTGGCCATCGGTCTGTTCATCCGCCAGGTTCTTGCGGAGCTCAGGAAGGTCGTCGTCCCGACCCGCACGGAGCTGGTCGTGTACTCGATCACGGTCCTGGCGTTCGTCGTCGTGATGATCATGCTGATCTTCGGCTTCGACGCCGCGTTCAGCTGGCTGTCCCGGATCGCGTTCTCGGACCCCGACGCGGGGATCTGA